A window of the Gordonia humi genome harbors these coding sequences:
- a CDS encoding GNAT family N-acetyltransferase, with the protein MRLTNVGHLRLPFGRLWGYDVRVTGGGAAQPVSFDQELHVGAGDRPGSWMALSFRPGRLVDRDVIAAAWLAVIDRHDTLRTVFSPGEHGPELHEVTVEAGGWVEHPIAAGQAVNDALRDVLDIACSPYAEPSHRLCILETAAGPTVVVAADHSHVDMWSMLVIARDLLAAIGQVEAGRTPMLPPAAAFVDHTRALNAWPTAPDDVHRRWREVLTAGGGALPTFPLSLGPGGSQPERVEVRDVLDVDDTQAFTAQARADDVSTLSLAVSAMTAVTRELADAPLRAVFPVHSRHETAWHDSVGWFITNSVLESDRPSPEAAAAAVREAVRLGSWPLRAILADWGGELGESPGMFAISWLDLRRLPVRIDARSIAAQYVGATIRTDGVMVWFILNDGGMHVRCRYPDTLEARANVGGWLDALVHLMRQIASSSVGRTVTVDDRSYRITRAKRTDVPAIVRLLADDEVTPDRETADLARYEAAYDDVLRHDSYYLAVVRDAGENVVATMQLNVIGGLKLNGTVRLEIEAFRVAASERSRGLGSAMLDWAHEHGRAHGASLVQVTADEIRNRARSFYTGRGYRADHVGLTRSL; encoded by the coding sequence ATCGACCGGGTTCCTGGATGGCGTTGTCGTTCCGGCCGGGCAGGCTTGTCGACCGCGACGTGATCGCCGCCGCGTGGCTCGCGGTGATCGACCGTCACGACACGCTGCGCACCGTCTTCTCGCCGGGCGAGCACGGACCGGAGCTGCACGAGGTGACGGTCGAGGCGGGTGGCTGGGTCGAACATCCGATCGCAGCGGGGCAGGCCGTCAACGACGCGTTGCGCGACGTTCTGGACATCGCCTGCTCACCGTACGCCGAACCGTCGCACCGGCTGTGCATCCTGGAGACCGCGGCCGGACCGACGGTCGTGGTCGCCGCCGACCACTCGCATGTCGACATGTGGTCGATGCTGGTGATCGCGCGCGATCTGCTGGCCGCGATCGGACAGGTCGAAGCGGGCCGCACTCCGATGCTCCCGCCGGCCGCGGCGTTCGTCGACCACACTCGCGCACTGAACGCGTGGCCGACGGCCCCGGACGATGTGCACCGTCGCTGGCGAGAGGTCCTGACGGCGGGCGGCGGCGCGCTGCCGACGTTCCCCCTGTCGCTCGGACCGGGCGGATCTCAGCCCGAGCGGGTCGAGGTGCGCGACGTCCTCGACGTCGACGACACCCAGGCGTTCACCGCGCAGGCGCGCGCCGACGACGTCTCGACGCTCTCACTGGCGGTGTCGGCGATGACCGCGGTGACCCGAGAACTCGCGGACGCGCCGTTGCGCGCGGTGTTCCCGGTGCACTCCCGTCACGAGACCGCCTGGCACGATTCGGTCGGCTGGTTCATCACCAACTCGGTCCTCGAATCGGATCGACCGTCTCCGGAAGCGGCCGCGGCCGCGGTGCGCGAGGCCGTGCGGCTCGGCTCATGGCCGTTGCGCGCGATCCTCGCCGACTGGGGAGGGGAACTCGGCGAGTCGCCGGGAATGTTCGCGATTTCCTGGCTCGACCTGCGGCGTCTCCCGGTACGCATCGATGCTCGCAGTATCGCGGCGCAGTATGTGGGGGCGACCATCCGCACCGACGGCGTCATGGTGTGGTTCATTCTCAACGACGGCGGAATGCACGTGCGCTGTCGTTACCCGGACACGCTCGAGGCGCGCGCCAATGTCGGCGGCTGGCTCGATGCCCTGGTGCATCTGATGCGGCAGATCGCGTCGTCGTCGGTCGGTCGGACGGTGACGGTGGACGACCGCTCGTACCGGATCACGCGCGCCAAGCGGACCGACGTTCCCGCCATCGTGAGACTGCTCGCCGACGACGAGGTGACCCCGGACCGTGAGACGGCCGACCTCGCGCGGTACGAGGCGGCCTACGACGACGTGCTCCGACACGACTCGTACTATCTGGCCGTGGTCCGCGACGCCGGCGAGAACGTCGTCGCGACGATGCAGCTCAACGTGATCGGCGGACTCAAACTGAACGGAACGGTGCGCCTGGAGATCGAGGCGTTCCGCGTGGCCGCGAGCGAACGCTCGCGTGGCCTCGGTTCGGCGATGCTCGACTGGGCGCACGAGCACGGCCGCGCGCACGGCGCGAGCCTGGTCCAGGTGACCGCCGACGAGATCCGCAACCGGGCCCGGAGCTTCTACACCGGCCGCGGCTACCGCGCCGATCACGTCGGATTGACCCGATCGCTCTGA